One Maribacter cobaltidurans genomic window carries:
- a CDS encoding NHL repeat-containing protein gives MNFRKLFIFPVFALVLLTSGCERTKEQWQFERKIILPKEARPLALAKDEEAIWFSDPDYFRLYKIDLNGKVLDSITGIQRPMNIHMDKETLYIPEFLTDTIWQYKKGKTSPLKINKRPQAPAGVSVYGDTILVADFYNHRIIVQTPNYSYTIGKQGHNEGQLYYPIDVKLKDGKVFVADAYNHRVQVFDFDGNHIKTIGLNEKINVASGIALSTNELAITDQENSRILIFDYQGKLLQILKEDIFYPTDIHFDKGRLFIANFKDNSISLYGR, from the coding sequence AGAACGAAAGAACAATGGCAGTTCGAACGGAAAATTATACTTCCCAAAGAAGCCCGCCCCTTGGCTTTGGCCAAGGACGAGGAGGCCATTTGGTTTTCAGATCCGGATTATTTCCGCTTGTATAAAATCGATCTGAATGGAAAGGTGTTGGATTCCATCACGGGGATACAACGGCCGATGAACATCCATATGGATAAGGAAACACTTTACATACCCGAATTCTTGACCGACACCATCTGGCAATATAAAAAAGGTAAAACCAGTCCGTTGAAAATCAACAAACGACCACAGGCCCCGGCGGGTGTTTCTGTATATGGGGATACCATTCTGGTAGCCGATTTCTATAACCATCGTATCATCGTTCAGACACCAAATTATAGCTATACTATTGGAAAGCAAGGCCATAATGAGGGCCAATTGTATTATCCAATAGATGTAAAACTAAAGGATGGTAAGGTATTCGTGGCCGATGCGTACAACCATCGGGTTCAGGTCTTTGATTTTGATGGAAACCACATCAAGACTATCGGCTTAAATGAAAAAATAAACGTGGCCTCCGGCATTGCTTTGAGCACTAATGAATTAGCCATCACCGACCAAGAAAATAGCCGGATATTAATTTTTGATTATCAAGGAAAGTTGCTGCAAATATTAAAGGAAGACATTTTCTATCCAACAGATATTCACTTTGACAAGGGAAGGCTTTTCATCGCCAATTTCAAGGACAATTCTATATCCCTTTATGGCAGGTAA